Proteins encoded in a region of the Candidatus Methylomirabilota bacterium genome:
- a CDS encoding histidine phosphatase family protein produces MSLRVFVVRHGATDWSRERRFAGWRDVPLSDEGRRQCEAVAQALAATAAAAVYASPLERTRGSAEVIAKPHRLSVQLADAFREMGFGTWEGLTRPEVAARFPSEWDAWCAPPASFTPPGGEALGAVAERVAGGLEDLKSDHDGETVILVTHAVVARLIVLAAIGLGPERLWSIDASPGGISELEYRPDWVTVHRMNTVAHLSGTGALA; encoded by the coding sequence ATGAGCCTTCGAGTGTTCGTCGTACGCCACGGCGCCACCGACTGGTCGCGCGAGCGCCGCTTCGCCGGCTGGCGCGACGTCCCGCTGAGCGACGAGGGGCGCCGCCAGTGCGAGGCCGTGGCCCAGGCCCTGGCCGCCACGGCCGCGGCCGCCGTCTACGCGAGCCCGCTGGAGCGGACCCGCGGGTCGGCCGAGGTCATCGCCAAGCCCCACCGCCTCAGCGTGCAGCTGGCCGACGCCTTCCGCGAGATGGGGTTCGGCACCTGGGAGGGGCTCACGCGCCCGGAGGTCGCCGCGCGCTTTCCGAGCGAGTGGGACGCCTGGTGCGCCCCCCCCGCCTCGTTCACGCCCCCCGGAGGCGAGGCGCTGGGGGCCGTGGCCGAGCGCGTCGCCGGCGGCCTCGAGGACCTCAAGTCCGACCACGACGGCGAGACGGTGATCCTCGTGACCCACGCCGTGGTGGCGCGGCTGATCGTCCTCGCCGCGATCGGCCTGGGGCCGGAACGCCTCTGGAGCATCGATGCCAGCCCCGGCGGCATCTCGGAGCTCGAGTACCGCCCGGATTGGGTGACGGTGCACCGGATGAACACGGTGGCGCATCTCAGCGGCACGGGTGCCCTGGCATGA
- the hisZ gene encoding ATP phosphoribosyltransferase regulatory subunit, with protein MRPAPTQLPKGARIYLPDEAGRKRHVEARLFDIFGRWGYREIVTPTFEFFDAIAIGTDQALQENMFKFVDRETGRMLALRADITPQIARVAATRLRDEPKPIRLCYVTNVFRYDEPQLSHYREFYQAGVELIGLDKPEAEVEVIAMTVEGLRALGLQRFQIDVGHPDFFRGLMEEIKTDGAREREVRTALARKDLSTLERLVGELAPPAHVGDALLALPTLFGREEVLERAAAFARNARSERALANLAEIHRLLAIYGLAEAVLLDLGEVRGFDYYSGTYFEAYVADFGAAVAAGGRYDQMLGRFGYDCPAVGFAFDVARALSVMEAQGVAVELPGPDFFIIDFTPEKTAALSLARRLRDGGASVARDIVSRGLEESLACARAQRVARALIVGGPRTRAGEMLVVDLATGTERTLEIRTALDAPEQLRGAGRKAGHA; from the coding sequence ATGAGGCCGGCCCCTACCCAGCTGCCCAAGGGCGCGCGCATCTACCTGCCGGACGAGGCGGGGCGGAAGCGCCACGTCGAGGCGCGGTTGTTCGACATCTTCGGCCGCTGGGGTTATCGCGAGATCGTGACGCCGACCTTCGAGTTCTTCGACGCGATCGCCATCGGCACCGACCAGGCGCTGCAGGAGAACATGTTCAAGTTCGTGGACCGCGAGACGGGCCGGATGCTGGCGCTGCGCGCCGACATCACCCCCCAGATCGCGCGCGTGGCGGCCACCCGGCTACGTGACGAGCCCAAGCCCATCCGTCTCTGCTACGTGACGAACGTCTTCCGCTACGACGAGCCCCAGCTCTCGCACTACCGCGAGTTCTACCAGGCCGGCGTCGAGCTGATCGGACTCGACAAGCCCGAGGCCGAGGTGGAGGTCATCGCGATGACGGTCGAGGGGCTGCGGGCGCTGGGCCTGCAACGTTTTCAGATCGACGTCGGCCACCCCGACTTTTTCCGCGGGCTCATGGAGGAGATCAAGACCGACGGGGCCCGCGAGCGCGAGGTGCGGACGGCGCTGGCGCGCAAGGACCTCTCGACGCTCGAGCGCCTGGTCGGCGAGCTGGCCCCGCCCGCGCACGTCGGCGACGCGCTCCTGGCCCTGCCCACGCTGTTCGGCCGCGAGGAGGTGCTGGAGCGGGCGGCGGCCTTCGCCCGCAACGCGCGCTCGGAACGGGCCCTGGCCAACCTCGCGGAGATCCATCGGCTGCTGGCGATCTACGGGCTGGCCGAGGCCGTGCTGCTCGATCTGGGCGAGGTCCGGGGCTTCGACTACTACTCCGGCACCTACTTCGAGGCCTACGTGGCCGACTTCGGCGCCGCGGTGGCCGCCGGCGGCCGCTACGACCAGATGCTCGGCCGCTTCGGCTACGACTGCCCGGCCGTGGGCTTCGCCTTCGACGTGGCCCGGGCGCTCAGCGTCATGGAAGCGCAGGGGGTGGCCGTCGAGCTGCCGGGCCCGGACTTCTTCATCATCGACTTCACGCCCGAGAAGACGGCGGCGCTGTCGCTGGCGCGGCGCCTGCGCGATGGGGGAGCCTCGGTCGCGCGCGACATCGTCAGCCGCGGTCTGGAGGAGTCGCTGGCCTGCGCGCGGGCCCAGCGCGTGGCCCGAGCGCTCATCGTCGGCGGCCCGCGCACGCGCGCCGGCGAGATGCTGGTCGTCGATCTCGCCACCGGCACCGAGCGCACGCTGGAGATCCGGACGGCGCTGGACGCGCCCGAGCAA